One Benincasa hispida cultivar B227 chromosome 5, ASM972705v1, whole genome shotgun sequence genomic window carries:
- the LOC120077659 gene encoding uncharacterized protein LOC120077659 produces MVFQLAINNFYIEGKSAIVNQFKLSLSLCSLLLLLFLVQIYGSKVEFIPKQSKMLKKHECFWWFLLSLGVIIPYLEGKNQIIKTKTYMTPLFTLKPGSVVERFYYNTNFPKGHIAVKSFDVEVVDEAGNPIPLFETYLHHWGILRYYQHKDTKDPNTNTSFTQLQKPNFIIASNNGVCQKNALPQFFGTGADSRKTSSFLPNPYGIEVGNEKEVPLGYEEKWVLNIHAIDTRGVEDRIGCIECKRHLYNVTKDGLGKTLEDDYIGGLRCCYDQTQCKVKEGYEGEERNLYVRYTVKWVDWDDDLVIPLKVYIFDVTDTWKPFIDSTGAAEEHNCLVEYNVWSCSSTNKLGDECNATKRVKLFSPSSGYIIYGMAHLHVGGLGSMLYGEDGRELCSSSPIYGNGSEIGNEDGYVVGMSTCYPKPGSVKINNKEMLTLISKYDPAQNHIGVMGLFHIMVAQKLPNSMIHMEPLKELFDDKTTM; encoded by the exons ATGGTTTTCCAGCTAGCTATCAATAATTTTTACATTGAAGGCAAATCCGCCATTGTTAATCAATTCAAGCTCTCTCTATCTCTGTGTAGCCTTCTTCTACTACTTTTTCTTGTTCAAATCTACG GATCAAAAGTAGAATTTATTCCAAAGCAAAGCAAAATGTTGAAGAAGCATGAATGTTTTTGGTGGTTCCTACTGTCCCTTGGAGTGATAATACCATATTTGGAAGGGAAGAATCAaatcataaaaacaaaaacttataTGACACCATTATTCACTTTGAAACCTGGCTCTGTAGTGGAGAGATTTTACTACAATACTAACTTTCCCAAAGGTCATATTGCTGTCAAGAGTTTTGATGTTGAAGTTGTAGATGAAGCAGGCAATCCCATCCCCCTCTTTGAAACTTATCTTCACCATTGGGGAATCCTCAG GTATTACCAACACAAAGACACAAAAGATCCAAACACCAACACTTCCTTCACTCAACTCCAAAAACCAAATTTCATCATAGCAAGCAACAATGGAGTATGTCAAAAAAATGCCCTTCCACAATTCTTTGGGACAGGGGCAGATTCAAGAAAAACATCCTCATTTCTTCCAAACCCATATGGAATAGAAGTTGGTAATGAAAAGGAAGTTCCTTTAGGGTATGAAGAAAAATGGGTTCTTAATATAcatgccattgatactagaggtGTGGAAGATAGAATTGGATGTATTGAATGTAAGCGCCATTTGTATAATGTTACTAAGGATGGGTTAGGAAAGACATTGGAAGATGATTATATTGGAGGTTTGAGATGTTGTTATGATCAAACTCAATGTAAAGTGAAGGAAGGctatgaaggagaagaaaggaaTTTGTATGTTAGATATACAGTTAAGTGGGTGGATTGGGATGATGATCTTGTTATTCCTCTTAAGGTTTATATTTTTGATGTGACAGATACTTGGAAGCCTTTCATTGATTCAACAGGAGCTGCTGAAGAACATAATTGTCTT GTAGAGTATAATGTATGGTCTTGCTCCTCGACAAACAAGCTTGGTGATGAATGTAATGCTACAAAAAGGGTGAAGCTATTCTCTCCAAGCAGTGGCTATATCATATATGGAATGGCCCATCTTCATGTTGGTGGTCTTGGTTCAATGCTTTATGGAGAG GATGGAAGAGAGTTATGTTCTTCATCTCCCATATATGGAAATGGAAGTGAAATAGGCAATGAAGATGGATATGTGGTTGGAATGTCAACTTGTTATCCGAAGCCAGGCTCAgtcaaaatcaataataaagaaatgTTGACTCTTATTTCCAAATATGACCCTGCTCAAAATCACATTGGAGTTATGGGTCTTTTTCATATTATGGTTGCACAAAAATTACCAAACTCAATGATTCACATGGAACCACTCAAAGAACTTTTTGATGATAAAACCACCATGTAA